A genomic stretch from Aminobacter aminovorans includes:
- a CDS encoding class I SAM-dependent methyltransferase, with product MNALARQSTVSDLIDEYDQKRAAMESEVASFEAAYLKLEMAACIQGKFVAPVSRNRPHISAEELKRNLCKSGWKAIYDRLQIDRIASAKDRKLFERTVESPPELTFDNAKATFGDYLERPRHHILRGLAEVFADLDPAYKSHSKVKIGVKGLPKRVILSSFGSFYGNYGRDKFRDIVNALAAYRGQPLMEYSEFSAIDVAHRNGEDAILDGRVYAGEPRYGKVEEHQTFDRGLWIRKFSNGNAHVFFGPETLLDINKALAEFYGEVLPDAEEEDAKPKTGTAVSKDLQFYWSPADVIERALELAGLYNLRDWNHNPPEPSRVLEPSCGDGRIMDAVRKRGHHVFGIEYHAGRAAEARAKGHNVLSANFLECPPKPDFDFVVMNPPFYGRHYVKHVRHALKFLKPGGQLVSILPATAHYDHDELQGEWRDLPVGSFAEAGTNVPTGLLKIRRPA from the coding sequence ATGAACGCGCTCGCCCGCCAAAGCACCGTCTCTGATCTGATCGACGAGTACGACCAGAAGCGCGCGGCCATGGAAAGCGAGGTTGCCTCATTCGAGGCTGCGTATCTCAAGCTTGAAATGGCGGCCTGCATCCAGGGCAAGTTCGTCGCGCCGGTCTCGCGGAATCGCCCCCACATCAGCGCCGAGGAGCTGAAGCGAAATCTGTGCAAGTCCGGTTGGAAAGCGATCTATGACCGTCTCCAAATCGATCGGATCGCCAGCGCCAAGGACCGGAAGCTCTTCGAGCGCACCGTCGAGAGCCCGCCGGAGCTGACGTTCGACAACGCGAAGGCAACCTTCGGCGACTATCTGGAGCGGCCCCGCCACCACATTCTGCGCGGCCTGGCGGAGGTGTTTGCAGACCTGGACCCGGCTTACAAATCCCATTCCAAGGTCAAAATCGGCGTGAAGGGTCTGCCTAAGCGGGTAATCCTGTCGAGCTTCGGCAGTTTCTACGGCAACTACGGACGCGACAAGTTCCGCGACATCGTGAACGCGCTTGCTGCCTATCGCGGCCAGCCTTTGATGGAATACTCCGAATTCAGCGCCATCGATGTTGCTCACCGGAATGGCGAAGACGCAATTCTGGATGGCCGCGTTTACGCTGGCGAACCAAGATATGGGAAGGTCGAGGAACACCAGACATTTGACCGCGGCCTTTGGATTCGCAAATTCTCCAATGGCAATGCGCATGTGTTCTTTGGGCCGGAAACGCTGCTCGACATCAACAAGGCACTGGCCGAGTTCTACGGCGAGGTGCTGCCGGATGCTGAAGAAGAGGACGCCAAGCCCAAGACGGGGACAGCGGTCTCGAAAGACCTGCAGTTCTACTGGTCGCCAGCGGATGTGATCGAGAGGGCGCTGGAATTAGCCGGGCTCTACAATCTCCGCGATTGGAACCACAACCCGCCAGAGCCGTCTCGTGTTTTGGAGCCGTCATGCGGTGATGGCCGGATCATGGATGCTGTTCGCAAGCGCGGGCATCATGTCTTCGGCATCGAGTATCACGCCGGGCGCGCTGCCGAGGCGCGGGCCAAAGGCCATAACGTCCTGTCAGCCAACTTCCTCGAATGCCCACCAAAGCCCGATTTCGATTTCGTGGTGATGAACCCGCCGTTCTATGGCCGGCACTACGTCAAGCATGTCCGCCACGCGCTGAAGTTCCTGAAGCCTGGCGGCCAACTCGTTTCGATACTGCCGGCGACGGCTCACTATGATCATGACGAGTTGCAGGGCGAATGGCGAGACTTGCCTGTCGGCAGCTTCGCCGAGGCCGGAACGAACGTCCCCACGGGGCTGTTGAAAATCCGGAGGCCGGCATGA